One window of the Archaeoglobus sulfaticallidus PM70-1 genome contains the following:
- the ribC gene encoding riboflavin synthase, with translation MKVGIADTTFSRINMGKIAINELRKICSLPYERYTVPGIKDLPIAAKKLIDERGCDIVITCGWVGATENDKLSYIVLSMSLQLVQLMTGKHVIDVTIHEDEAEDEQELLVVAENRVREHVRNAVDLLLNPKRLERLAGTGQRQGYEDVGEIRR, from the coding sequence ATGAAGGTTGGGATAGCTGACACAACCTTCTCAAGGATAAACATGGGTAAGATAGCAATAAACGAGCTTAGGAAGATCTGCTCCCTGCCCTATGAAAGGTACACTGTGCCGGGAATCAAGGATTTGCCGATTGCTGCAAAAAAGCTCATAGATGAAAGGGGATGCGATATTGTCATAACCTGCGGATGGGTTGGAGCTACTGAAAACGATAAGCTGAGCTACATCGTTTTGAGCATGTCCCTTCAGCTTGTTCAGCTCATGACCGGGAAGCATGTGATCGATGTGACGATTCACGAAGATGAGGCAGAGGATGAGCAGGAGCTTTTGGTGGTTGCCGAGAACAGGGTCAGAGAGCATGTTAGAAATGCAGTGGATTTGCTCCTGAATCCGAAGAGGCTGGAAAGACTGGCTGGAACTGGGCAGAGACAGGGATATGAGGATGTTGGTGAGATCAGGAGGTAG
- a CDS encoding pyridoxal-phosphate-dependent aminotransferase family protein has protein sequence MKFDELLMIPGPVQVHSRILNAMAKPLIGHRTPEFSDIMKNCTLGLKELFGTDGDVYLISGSGTAGMEAAISSFSKVSRITCIDNGKFGDRLCRIASRYTEVDALRFEWGESIDLEKVKESLENGSEAVAFVHNETSTGILNPAREIAKIAKKHSALVIMDGITSVGGDEVKMDEWGIDVAIVGSQKCLGIPPGLAAVAVNERAWEFYNEKAPFYLDLMAYKKKLKDWQTPYTPAVPLFVALNEAIEMIKEEGLENRIQRHRKFSRAVREWAVNAGLELFPRLNEYSSYSNTVTAIKMPEGITDKELRGTLKQEYSITISGGQEHLKGKIFRIGTMGNIGKREVVATLMAVEDILTRKGCAVPAINHALEVLK, from the coding sequence ATGAAATTCGATGAACTGCTGATGATTCCTGGCCCTGTTCAGGTGCATAGCAGAATACTGAATGCCATGGCAAAGCCGTTGATAGGGCACAGGACACCGGAATTCTCAGATATAATGAAAAACTGCACTCTTGGGTTGAAGGAGCTTTTTGGCACTGATGGAGATGTTTATCTGATTTCTGGGTCTGGAACGGCGGGGATGGAGGCTGCAATATCAAGCTTCTCGAAGGTTAGCAGGATCACATGCATAGATAATGGAAAGTTTGGTGACAGGCTCTGCAGAATTGCCTCGAGATACACAGAGGTTGATGCGCTGAGATTCGAGTGGGGGGAGTCAATAGATCTCGAGAAAGTGAAGGAGTCCCTTGAGAATGGAAGCGAGGCTGTAGCATTTGTCCACAACGAAACCTCAACAGGGATTCTGAATCCGGCAAGGGAGATAGCGAAGATAGCTAAGAAGCATTCTGCTCTGGTTATAATGGATGGAATAACCTCTGTTGGTGGGGATGAAGTTAAGATGGATGAGTGGGGCATTGATGTGGCGATAGTGGGCTCCCAGAAATGCCTCGGCATACCTCCCGGACTTGCAGCGGTGGCTGTAAATGAGAGGGCATGGGAGTTTTACAATGAAAAAGCCCCGTTCTATCTGGATTTGATGGCATATAAGAAAAAGCTCAAGGACTGGCAGACCCCATATACTCCAGCAGTCCCGCTTTTTGTCGCTTTGAATGAGGCTATCGAGATGATAAAGGAAGAGGGGCTGGAGAACAGGATTCAGAGACACAGGAAGTTCTCCAGGGCTGTCAGAGAATGGGCTGTCAATGCCGGGCTTGAGTTATTCCCGAGGCTGAATGAGTACAGCAGCTACTCGAACACTGTTACGGCAATAAAAATGCCTGAGGGCATAACTGACAAGGAACTCAGAGGAACGCTCAAGCAGGAGTACAGCATAACCATTTCGGGTGGACAGGAGCATCTTAAGGGCAAGATATTCAGAATAGGGACGATGGGCAACATAGGGAAGAGGGAGGTTGTCGCAACTCTTATGGCTGTTGAGGACATATTGACCAGAAAGGGATGTGCAGTCCCAGCGATAAATCACGCACTTGAAGTTCTGAAGTGA
- a CDS encoding 3-hydroxyacyl-CoA dehydrogenase/enoyl-CoA hydratase family protein, with amino-acid sequence MKNVLVIGAGTMGHGIAEVCAIAGYNVTIVDIKDEFLEKAVKKIGWSLKKLESKKKIKENAEDVLKRIKTTTNLEEAAKEADFVIEAVIEDTDVKKDIFKRLDENCKEGVIFSTNTSTIPITDISSATRRPESVIGLHFFNPPTLIKLVEIIRGERTSDETVEKTKEFAKTIGMDYVLVEKDVPGFLVNRINLRVFTEAIRMVEEGFKPEEIDSAVKYRLGLPMGILEVVDFSGVDIVFYVTHEMMKRGVNVKPSKLVEEMIKEGRLGMKSGRGFYEHKGVYHRVKIPRNLAYRVNPVRILAPAINEASWLLRNGIATREDIDKAMVLGMGYPKGLLEMADDFGIDMVVETLEARAKETGLDEYSPDPLLVEMVEAKKLGKKSGEGFYTWNYEQVDFGPVRYEKRHNYALITMRRPDKLNSLNEEMWTGLNQAFKKAEEDKDVRAVLITGEGKAFCAGDDISVMGSWKKFTDGRDFFEKVALPLVATLMEYTKPTISLVNGYAFGGGMELNLLFDIVIASEKASFAVPEGLIGAMPPIASTIGVAMLGRKFIKYCLTGDQLDPEEAEELGFVDVVVPHDQLEMAGIEYVEKVSRLAPLSVKAIKESVNAVRKTFTEALELSKREIVMLIPTSDFAEGMMAFVKKKRPVWKGY; translated from the coding sequence GAGAATGCTGAGGATGTTTTGAAAAGGATTAAAACGACAACCAACCTTGAAGAGGCTGCAAAAGAGGCTGATTTTGTTATTGAGGCTGTTATTGAGGATACTGATGTTAAGAAGGACATCTTCAAAAGGCTGGATGAGAACTGCAAAGAGGGTGTGATTTTCTCCACCAACACATCCACAATACCGATCACGGACATATCATCTGCCACCAGAAGGCCTGAAAGCGTTATCGGTTTGCACTTCTTTAACCCTCCAACGCTGATAAAGCTTGTGGAGATTATCAGAGGGGAGAGAACGAGCGATGAGACGGTAGAGAAAACGAAGGAGTTTGCAAAAACAATTGGCATGGATTATGTTCTTGTCGAGAAAGATGTTCCGGGATTCCTGGTCAACAGGATAAATCTCAGGGTTTTCACTGAAGCCATACGGATGGTAGAGGAGGGATTCAAGCCAGAGGAAATCGATTCCGCTGTTAAATACAGGTTAGGGCTTCCGATGGGTATCCTGGAGGTTGTCGACTTCAGCGGGGTTGATATCGTCTTTTATGTTACCCATGAGATGATGAAGAGGGGTGTTAATGTAAAGCCATCGAAACTCGTTGAAGAGATGATAAAGGAAGGCAGACTGGGAATGAAATCCGGCAGGGGATTTTACGAGCACAAGGGAGTGTATCACAGGGTTAAGATACCCAGAAACCTGGCATACAGGGTTAATCCAGTAAGGATCCTTGCACCTGCAATAAACGAGGCCTCCTGGCTTTTGAGGAACGGCATAGCAACCAGAGAGGACATAGACAAGGCAATGGTGCTTGGTATGGGATATCCCAAGGGATTGCTTGAGATGGCAGACGATTTCGGGATAGATATGGTGGTTGAGACTCTTGAAGCGAGAGCTAAGGAAACGGGACTTGATGAGTACAGTCCAGATCCCCTGCTCGTGGAGATGGTTGAGGCCAAAAAGCTGGGGAAGAAGAGCGGAGAGGGCTTCTACACTTGGAATTACGAACAGGTGGACTTCGGGCCGGTCAGGTATGAGAAAAGGCACAACTATGCGTTAATCACAATGAGAAGGCCGGATAAGCTGAATTCTCTCAATGAGGAGATGTGGACCGGTTTAAATCAGGCGTTCAAGAAGGCTGAGGAGGATAAGGATGTAAGGGCCGTTTTGATTACGGGAGAGGGCAAGGCATTCTGTGCTGGAGATGACATCTCTGTCATGGGATCGTGGAAGAAGTTCACGGATGGCAGGGATTTCTTCGAGAAAGTAGCTCTGCCACTGGTCGCAACGCTGATGGAGTACACCAAGCCAACGATCTCGTTGGTGAACGGCTATGCTTTTGGAGGTGGGATGGAGCTCAATCTGCTATTTGATATCGTAATAGCCTCAGAAAAAGCGAGCTTTGCTGTGCCAGAGGGATTGATCGGTGCTATGCCACCAATAGCATCGACGATTGGAGTTGCAATGCTCGGCAGGAAGTTTATCAAGTACTGCCTTACCGGAGATCAGCTCGATCCAGAAGAGGCGGAAGAGCTGGGATTCGTTGATGTTGTCGTTCCACACGATCAGCTCGAGATGGCAGGGATTGAGTATGTGGAGAAGGTCTCGAGGCTCGCACCTCTTTCTGTCAAGGCGATAAAGGAGTCTGTTAATGCGGTCAGAAAGACTTTCACAGAAGCTCTTGAGCTATCCAAGAGGGAGATCGTAATGCTCATACCAACCAGCGATTTTGCCGAGGGCATGATGGCTTTCGTCAAAAAGAAAAGGCCTGTATGGAAGGGCTACTAG